A region of Saimiri boliviensis isolate mSaiBol1 chromosome 10, mSaiBol1.pri, whole genome shotgun sequence DNA encodes the following proteins:
- the DUS4L gene encoding LOW QUALITY PROTEIN: tRNA-dihydrouridine(20a/20b) synthase [NAD(P)+]-like (The sequence of the model RefSeq protein was modified relative to this genomic sequence to represent the inferred CDS: inserted 1 base in 1 codon), with amino-acid sequence MKSDCIQTKICQEXKKDPIEMFHSGQLVKVCAPMVRYSKLAFRTLVRKYSCDLCYTPMIVAADFVKSIKARDSEFTTNQGDCPLIVQFAANDARLLSDAARIVSPYANGIDINCGCPQRWAMAEGYGACLINKPELVRDMVTQVRNQVENPGFSVSIKIRIHDDLKRTVDLCRKAEATGVSWITVHGRTVEERHQPVHYDSIKIIKENMSIPVIANGDIRSLKEAENVWQITGTDGVMVARGLLANPAMFAGYEETPLKCIWDWVDIALELGTPYMCFHQHLMYMMEKITSRQEKRVFNALSSTSAIIDYLTDHYGI; translated from the exons ATGAAGAGTGACTGCATACAAACCAAAAtatgtcaag agaaaaaagatcccATAGAAATGTTTCATTCTGGACAGCTGGTAAAAGTCTGTGCCCCGATGGTTCGATATTCAAA GTTGGCTTTTAGGACACTAGTAAGAAAATACAGTTGTGATCTGTGTTACACACCCATGATAGTTGCTGCTGATTTTGTCAAATCGATAAAGGCCAGAGACAGTGAATTTACCACAAACCAAG GTGATTGCCCATTGATTGTTCAGTTTGCTGCTAATGATGCAAGACTTTTATCTGATGCTGCTCGTATAGTCAGTCCTTATGCGAACGGAATAGACATTAACTGTGGTTGCCCTCAGAG GTGGGCAATGGCAGAAGGTTATGGGGCTTGCTTAATAAATAAGCCAGAGCTTGTTCGAGACATGGTGACACAAGTAAGAAATCAAGTGGAAAACCCTGGATTTTcagtttctattaaaataag GATCCATGATGACCTTAAAAGAACTGTAGATCTTTGTCGAAAGGCTGAAGCAACAGGAGTTTCATGGATTACAGTCCATGGAAGAACTGTTGAAGAAAGACATCAGCCAGTGCACTATGAttccattaaaataattaaagaaaatatgtctaTACCTGTAATTGCTAATGGAGATATCAGAAGCTTAAAGGAAGCAGAAAATGTGTGGCAGATTACCGGAACAGATG GTGTTATGGTTGCAAGAGGACTTTTAGCAAACCCGGCCATGTTTGCTGGATATGAGGAAACCCCACTGAAATGCATCTGGGACTGGGTTGACATTGCTCTTGAACTCGGGACTCCTTACATGTGTTTCCACCAACATTTAATGTACATGATGGAAAAGATAACTTCAAGGCAGGAAAAAAGAGTATTTAATGCGCTGTCAAGCACATCAGCAATCATAGATTACCTCACAGACCATTATGGCATTTGA